In Halopseudomonas nanhaiensis, a single window of DNA contains:
- the pstC gene encoding phosphate ABC transporter permease subunit PstC has protein sequence MTETVTARQGSERSFTVSPHFLRRRAIINEIARAILWASAALSVLVTVGIVYVLVSESLAFFDHVSLWEFVSSTTWTPVFANPQFGIWPLLSGTLTVSGIALCIAIPLGLLLAVYLSEYAPDRVREVIKPILELLEGVPTVVYGYFALLLVTPMLQIIFPELPGFNMLAPGLVLGIMILPYVTSLSEDAMRAVPNGLREGGYALGYSRFHTAFHVVIPAAISGITASFVLAMSRAVGETMVVAIAAGQMPHFTFNPMEGAATITTFIVQVTLGDVRHGSIAYQSIFAAGLVLFLLTLVFNLIGFYLRRRFRQAY, from the coding sequence ATGACCGAAACCGTAACCGCCCGACAGGGGTCCGAGCGCAGCTTCACCGTTTCGCCCCACTTCCTGCGCCGGCGTGCAATCATCAACGAAATCGCCCGCGCCATCCTGTGGGCATCCGCAGCGCTTTCGGTGCTGGTCACCGTCGGTATCGTCTATGTTCTGGTCAGCGAATCGCTGGCTTTCTTCGATCACGTTTCGCTCTGGGAATTCGTGTCGTCCACGACCTGGACGCCGGTGTTCGCCAACCCTCAGTTCGGCATCTGGCCGCTGCTGTCCGGCACGTTGACCGTGTCAGGTATTGCGTTGTGTATCGCTATTCCCTTGGGACTGCTGCTGGCTGTGTATCTGAGCGAATACGCACCCGACCGGGTACGTGAAGTGATCAAACCGATCCTGGAATTGCTCGAAGGCGTTCCGACCGTTGTATACGGCTATTTCGCTCTGCTGCTGGTTACGCCCATGCTGCAGATCATTTTCCCCGAGCTGCCCGGATTCAACATGCTGGCGCCGGGTCTGGTGCTGGGCATCATGATCCTCCCCTACGTCACCTCGCTGAGCGAGGACGCGATGCGCGCGGTTCCCAACGGGTTGCGCGAGGGCGGATATGCCCTGGGCTATTCACGATTTCACACCGCGTTCCATGTCGTCATTCCCGCGGCGATCTCCGGTATCACGGCCTCGTTCGTCCTGGCGATGTCGCGCGCCGTAGGTGAGACCATGGTGGTGGCGATCGCTGCCGGGCAGATGCCGCATTTCACCTTCAACCCGATGGAAGGGGCTGCCACCATCACCACCTTCATCGTACAGGTGACCCTCGGCGATGTGCGGCACGGATCGATCGCCTACCAGTCGATCTTCGCCGCCGGCCTGGTCCTGTTCCTGCTGACACTGGTGTTCAACCTGATCGGCTTCTACCTGCGCCGCCGCTTCCGCCAGGCGTATTGA
- a CDS encoding PstS family phosphate ABC transporter substrate-binding protein — MKKGLMVTAVLASSLLAQAVYAAETVQIDGSSTVFPISEAMAEEFQSAEKGATRVTVGVSGTGGGFKKFCRGETDMTGASRPISPEEVQLCKENKVEFIELPVAMDALTVVINPQNDWVDHLTVEELKTMWEPEAQGKISNWNQVRDSFPDRKLNLFGPGVDSGTYDYFTTAVVGKAHSSRGDFTASEDDNVLVQGVANDRNALGFFGLAYYEENKNKLKAVPIAYKGKDAVEPSLETAGDGSYQPLTRPLYYYASKASLENKPHVDKFASFLLSQDNTELVQEAGYVPMGDKVYEAAQRVLKEREVGTAYEGAEVGVDVVETLSRKKHY; from the coding sequence ATGAAGAAAGGTCTGATGGTTACTGCTGTTCTGGCGAGCAGCCTGCTGGCACAAGCCGTATATGCAGCCGAAACCGTACAAATCGACGGTTCCAGCACAGTTTTCCCGATCTCCGAAGCGATGGCTGAGGAATTCCAGTCGGCCGAGAAAGGCGCCACTCGCGTGACTGTCGGCGTATCCGGCACTGGCGGCGGCTTCAAGAAGTTCTGCCGCGGCGAAACCGACATGACCGGCGCTTCCCGCCCGATCAGCCCGGAAGAAGTCCAGCTGTGCAAGGAGAACAAGGTCGAATTCATCGAGCTGCCGGTTGCCATGGACGCCCTCACTGTCGTCATCAACCCGCAGAATGACTGGGTTGACCATCTGACCGTGGAAGAGCTCAAGACCATGTGGGAGCCCGAAGCACAGGGCAAGATCAGCAACTGGAACCAGGTTCGCGACAGCTTCCCTGACCGCAAGCTGAACCTGTTTGGCCCTGGCGTGGACTCCGGTACTTACGACTACTTCACCACTGCCGTCGTAGGCAAGGCGCACTCCAGCCGTGGCGACTTCACTGCCAGTGAAGACGACAACGTTCTGGTACAGGGCGTAGCGAACGACCGCAATGCACTGGGTTTCTTCGGTCTGGCTTATTACGAAGAAAACAAGAACAAGCTCAAGGCCGTGCCGATCGCCTACAAGGGCAAGGACGCAGTCGAGCCGAGCCTGGAAACCGCTGGTGACGGCAGCTACCAGCCGCTGACTCGCCCGCTGTACTACTATGCCAGCAAGGCATCCCTGGAAAACAAGCCGCACGTAGACAAGTTCGCATCGTTCCTGCTGTCGCAGGACAACACCGAGCTGGTCCAGGAAGCTGGCTACGTTCCGATGGGCGACAAGGTGTATGAAGCTGCGCAGCGCGTCCTGAAAGAGCGCGAAGTCGGCACAGCCTACGAAGGCGCAGAAGTAGGCGTCGACGTGGTTGAGACCCTGAGCCGCAAGAAGCACTACTAA
- a CDS encoding acyl-CoA thioesterase has protein sequence MHDLDKDPVPNGDLALKVTALPRDCNSFGDIYGGWLVSQMDVAGTGTASRIARGRVATVAIDRMGFMVPVPVGAQLAFHCHVLDIGRSSIKICVEVWSEDLAHDDSRKVTEAVFVFVAIDDRGRTRIIPS, from the coding sequence ATGCACGATCTAGACAAGGATCCGGTCCCGAACGGGGACCTGGCGCTCAAGGTCACCGCGCTACCGCGCGACTGCAACAGTTTCGGCGACATCTATGGCGGCTGGCTCGTGTCACAGATGGACGTGGCCGGCACCGGCACTGCCTCGCGCATCGCTCGCGGACGGGTTGCTACGGTAGCGATCGACCGCATGGGTTTCATGGTGCCGGTCCCGGTAGGCGCGCAACTGGCTTTCCACTGCCACGTGCTGGACATCGGCCGCAGCTCGATCAAGATCTGCGTGGAAGTGTGGAGCGAAGACCTTGCCCACGATGACAGTCGCAAGGTCACCGAGGCGGTCTTTGTCTTCGTAGCCATCGACGATCGGGGCCGTACGCGCATCATCCCGTCCTGA
- a CDS encoding TRAP transporter small permease subunit has translation MPGQFANLALSLSRLIDAANALLGRGVAWLSVLLVLLTCAVVLLRYAFGIGATATQELVMYAHALVFMGAAAWAVQRDAHVRVDIFFRRQNARHQALTDLLGTLLLMLPMCLFLAWTCWDYVAVSWTRGERSSEAGGLPFVYLQKSIILLLVGSLLLQAISQIIKTLCVLTGKLPTHLQPDHAEAL, from the coding sequence ATGCCCGGCCAATTCGCCAACCTTGCCCTGAGCCTTTCGCGTCTGATCGACGCCGCCAATGCCCTGCTCGGCCGCGGCGTTGCCTGGCTGTCCGTCCTGCTGGTGCTGCTGACCTGCGCTGTGGTGCTGCTGCGCTATGCGTTCGGTATCGGCGCCACGGCAACCCAGGAGCTGGTCATGTACGCGCACGCCCTGGTGTTCATGGGCGCGGCGGCCTGGGCGGTGCAGCGTGACGCCCATGTACGCGTGGATATCTTCTTTCGCCGACAGAATGCCCGGCACCAGGCGCTGACCGATCTGCTGGGCACACTGCTGCTGATGTTGCCAATGTGTCTGTTCCTGGCGTGGACCTGCTGGGATTACGTCGCCGTCTCCTGGACACGCGGTGAACGTTCATCGGAGGCCGGTGGCCTGCCCTTCGTCTACCTGCAGAAGAGCATCATCCTGCTGCTGGTCGGAAGCCTGTTGCTACAGGCGATCTCGCAGATCATCAAAACCCTGTGCGTACTTACCGGCAAGCTGCCTACCCACCTGCAACCTGACCACGCCGAGGCACTGTGA
- a CDS encoding TRAP transporter large permease, producing MGAEFMAVLLFICLCLTLMAGFPVAFTLGGVSLLFAAIGSLTGTFEPSFFGALPSRLFGTMNNQTLLAVPLFVFMGVMLEKSRIAEDLLDAMSRLFGGLRGGLAISVCLVGALLAASTGIVGATVVTLGLLALPTMLRRGYDPALATGTLAATGTLGQIIPPSIVLVLLGDVLSSAYQQAQLRMGIFSPKTVTVGDLFIGALLPGLVLVGLYLAYLVGMAIFRPKALPALPPEERGQVSVVQLLTSLVPPLLLIMSVLGSILAGIATPTEAAAVGALGAGILAAFKRQLNLQRLREVAYATTEISAMVFLILIGASIFSLVFRGFGGEDLIHDVFAQLPGGAFTATLLVMLVIFLLGFILDFIEITFVVVPIVGPVLLAMGIDPIWLGVMIALNLQTSFLTPPFGFSLFYLRSVTPSSVPTAAIYRGVLPFIAIQILMLAIAAIWPGLITWLPATLGR from the coding sequence ATGGGCGCAGAATTCATGGCGGTATTGCTGTTCATCTGCCTGTGTCTGACCTTGATGGCCGGTTTCCCGGTGGCCTTTACCCTCGGTGGGGTATCGCTGCTGTTCGCCGCTATCGGTTCGCTGACCGGCACCTTCGAGCCGAGCTTCTTCGGTGCGCTGCCCAGCCGCCTGTTCGGCACCATGAACAACCAGACGCTGCTCGCCGTGCCGCTGTTCGTGTTCATGGGCGTGATGCTGGAAAAATCGCGGATCGCTGAAGATCTGCTCGACGCCATGTCGCGCCTGTTCGGCGGCCTGCGTGGGGGGCTGGCGATTTCGGTCTGTCTGGTCGGTGCTCTGCTCGCAGCCAGCACCGGCATCGTTGGCGCCACCGTGGTCACGCTCGGCCTGCTGGCGCTGCCGACCATGCTACGCCGCGGCTACGACCCGGCGCTGGCCACCGGCACCCTCGCGGCCACCGGCACACTGGGGCAGATCATTCCGCCTTCGATCGTACTGGTGCTGCTGGGGGATGTGCTCTCCAGCGCCTATCAGCAGGCCCAGCTGCGTATGGGGATCTTTTCGCCCAAGACTGTCACCGTTGGCGATCTGTTCATTGGCGCGTTGCTGCCGGGGCTGGTACTGGTCGGCCTGTATCTAGCGTATCTGGTCGGTATGGCGATCTTCAGGCCCAAGGCGCTACCGGCTTTGCCGCCCGAGGAGCGCGGCCAGGTCAGCGTAGTCCAGCTGCTGACCAGCCTGGTGCCGCCGCTGCTACTGATCATGTCCGTGCTTGGTTCGATCCTGGCAGGCATTGCCACGCCGACCGAAGCGGCCGCCGTCGGCGCGCTGGGCGCCGGCATTCTCGCCGCGTTCAAGCGCCAGCTGAACCTGCAACGCCTGCGTGAAGTGGCCTACGCCACGACCGAAATCAGCGCCATGGTATTTCTGATCCTGATCGGCGCCTCGATCTTCTCGCTGGTGTTCCGCGGTTTCGGGGGTGAGGACCTGATCCATGACGTATTCGCCCAGCTGCCGGGCGGCGCCTTCACTGCCACGTTACTGGTGATGCTGGTGATCTTTCTGCTCGGCTTCATTCTCGACTTCATCGAGATCACCTTCGTGGTAGTGCCCATCGTCGGGCCGGTGCTGCTGGCCATGGGCATCGATCCGATCTGGCTGGGGGTGATGATCGCACTGAACCTGCAGACCTCCTTCCTTACCCCGCCCTTCGGCTTCTCGCTGTTCTATCTGCGAAGTGTGACGCCGTCGAGCGTGCCGACTGCCGCCATTTATCGCGGCGTGCTACCGTTCATTGCGATACAGATACTGATGCTGGCGATTGCCGCAATATGGCCGGGATTGATTACCTGGTTGCCAGCCACATTGGGACGCTAA
- a CDS encoding DUF2157 domain-containing protein — MKLNRTLLKDATDQGLLTEPQAQQLWDYLAGRAAQTPGLRATHVLYYLGGCIAIGAMTLFMTLGWDRFGGWGIVCIALAYAAAGICLTESLLRKQLAIPAGITGAFVIALTPLAIYGLQSALGLWAEGQVYREYHRLIDWRWVLMELATLACGAVMLWRYRLPFLVMPVAVTLWYMSMDLTPFLFGNEDNVWEQRKLVSLGFGLLMIALAFRVDLHARGDRDYAFWLYLFGVVAFWGGLSSMDSDSELSKFGYLCINLAIIAVGTLLGRRVFAVFGGLGAAGYFGHLAYDVFQDSMLFPFVLTFLGIGVIWVGTVWQRHEERLSSTLRNWLPAALRQLVDARDGAA; from the coding sequence ATGAAATTGAACCGCACGTTGCTCAAGGATGCCACCGACCAGGGCCTGCTGACCGAACCGCAGGCGCAGCAGCTCTGGGATTATCTTGCCGGCCGTGCCGCCCAGACCCCGGGCCTGCGCGCCACGCATGTGCTCTACTATCTCGGCGGCTGTATTGCCATCGGCGCAATGACCCTGTTCATGACGCTCGGTTGGGATCGATTCGGCGGCTGGGGCATCGTCTGCATCGCACTGGCCTATGCCGCCGCAGGGATCTGTCTGACCGAGTCCTTGCTACGCAAACAGCTGGCGATACCCGCCGGCATCACCGGTGCGTTCGTCATTGCCCTGACACCCCTGGCAATCTACGGCCTGCAATCCGCGCTCGGGTTGTGGGCTGAAGGACAGGTGTACCGCGAGTATCATCGATTGATCGACTGGCGCTGGGTGCTCATGGAACTGGCCACCCTGGCCTGCGGCGCGGTCATGCTGTGGCGTTATCGCCTGCCGTTTCTGGTGATGCCCGTGGCGGTCACGCTCTGGTACATGAGCATGGATCTCACGCCCTTTCTGTTCGGCAACGAGGACAATGTCTGGGAACAGCGCAAGCTGGTGTCGCTGGGTTTCGGGCTGCTGATGATCGCACTGGCGTTCCGCGTCGATTTGCACGCACGCGGTGATCGCGACTATGCATTCTGGCTGTACCTGTTCGGGGTGGTAGCGTTCTGGGGCGGGCTGTCGTCCATGGATTCCGACAGTGAACTGAGCAAGTTCGGCTACCTTTGCATCAATCTGGCGATTATCGCTGTCGGCACCCTGCTTGGCCGGCGGGTCTTCGCAGTCTTCGGCGGGCTCGGTGCCGCGGGCTACTTCGGGCATCTGGCCTACGACGTCTTCCAGGACAGCATGCTGTTTCCCTTCGTGCTGACCTTCCTCGGTATCGGTGTGATCTGGGTGGGCACGGTATGGCAGCGTCATGAGGAGCGATTGAGCAGCACGCTACGCAACTGGCTGCCCGCCGCGCTGCGGCAGCTGGTCGATGCACGCGACGGGGCGGCCTGA
- a CDS encoding DoxX-like family protein, whose protein sequence is MPPDAASQPAGIARLALGAMFIYQGLLPKILLTSPTELRLVEASGLGLPAELIVPLAGVGEILLGLLILFRRAGLWPVYLAAAALVGLVFYVAVVMPGLLAEAFNPVTTNLLALALCYVIVWLEAQASRGVTPV, encoded by the coding sequence ATGCCACCTGACGCCGCCTCGCAACCGGCTGGTATTGCCCGCCTGGCTCTGGGCGCCATGTTCATCTATCAGGGCCTGCTGCCGAAAATCCTGCTGACCAGCCCAACCGAGCTGAGACTGGTGGAGGCGAGCGGCCTCGGCTTGCCGGCCGAGCTCATTGTCCCGCTGGCCGGCGTTGGCGAGATCCTGCTCGGGCTGCTGATCCTGTTCCGCCGCGCTGGGCTATGGCCGGTTTACCTCGCTGCGGCGGCGCTGGTCGGGCTGGTGTTTTACGTGGCGGTCGTCATGCCCGGTTTGCTCGCCGAGGCGTTCAACCCGGTAACCACCAACCTGCTGGCGCTCGCTCTCTGCTACGTGATCGTGTGGTTGGAGGCACAGGCGTCACGAGGCGTGACGCCTGTCTGA
- a CDS encoding GFA family protein — MSHAGHCYCGAIRYELSGEPNVVALCHCTDCQRSAGAPAVSWAMFPEEALTVTQGAPKSINGSGGAVRSFCPECGSGLFYYNAVNLPGIVDVQTATLDDPASLPPQVQIQTAERQGWMAHLNELPAFERFPE; from the coding sequence ATGAGCCATGCAGGACACTGTTATTGCGGGGCCATTCGTTATGAACTGTCAGGCGAGCCGAATGTGGTCGCCCTGTGTCACTGCACTGATTGCCAGCGCAGCGCTGGCGCGCCAGCGGTGTCCTGGGCGATGTTTCCCGAAGAAGCGCTGACGGTCACGCAGGGCGCGCCGAAAAGCATCAACGGGTCGGGTGGCGCGGTGCGCAGCTTCTGTCCGGAGTGCGGCAGTGGTCTGTTCTACTACAACGCGGTGAACCTGCCCGGGATCGTCGATGTGCAGACGGCGACACTCGATGATCCCGCGTCGCTGCCGCCGCAGGTTCAGATTCAGACGGCAGAGCGCCAGGGCTGGATGGCGCACCTGAACGAATTGCCCGCGTTCGAGCGGTTCCCTGAATGA
- a CDS encoding DUF2007 domain-containing protein, translating into MQLIYRASDITEAHIVSGMLQAHGLEAFVGGHYLQGAIGDMAVQDFAVVHVADEDVAEAKRLIADYEEQAGGDTDSYGSSIVRRADRVGSSPLTRLITGIVVVVVVVVSFYLFGS; encoded by the coding sequence ATGCAACTCATCTACCGCGCCAGCGACATCACAGAAGCTCACATCGTCTCCGGCATGCTGCAGGCGCATGGGCTGGAGGCGTTTGTCGGTGGGCACTATCTGCAGGGTGCGATTGGCGATATGGCGGTGCAGGATTTCGCCGTGGTGCATGTGGCCGATGAAGATGTCGCTGAAGCGAAGCGATTGATCGCTGACTATGAGGAGCAGGCCGGCGGCGATACGGATTCCTATGGCTCAAGCATCGTTCGCAGAGCCGACAGGGTGGGAAGCTCGCCGTTGACCAGGCTGATCACCGGGATCGTGGTAGTCGTCGTGGTGGTTGTGTCGTTTTATCTTTTTGGCAGTTGA
- a CDS encoding MaoC/PaaZ C-terminal domain-containing protein, with protein MRYFEDIAPGEVHQLGPRAITLDDSLRFCEEFDRLPFHLDSDQARQSIYGELIASGLHTLSLTASIVVDGFMSQTSMTGASGMRNVRWHRPVTLPNELQVNVTVLDKSPPKPGKHFGVVTCRLETTGQDGVLVMSATVDYLVGNEPRR; from the coding sequence ATGAGATATTTTGAAGACATCGCCCCCGGCGAAGTTCACCAGCTCGGCCCGCGCGCGATCACGCTCGATGACTCACTGCGCTTCTGCGAAGAGTTTGACCGCCTGCCGTTTCACCTCGACAGCGACCAGGCACGCCAGTCGATCTACGGCGAGCTTATTGCCAGCGGCTTGCATACGCTCTCGCTCACCGCGTCCATCGTGGTCGATGGGTTCATGTCGCAGACGTCCATGACCGGCGCATCCGGTATGCGGAATGTGCGCTGGCATCGCCCGGTTACACTCCCCAATGAGCTGCAGGTAAACGTCACGGTCCTCGACAAAAGCCCGCCCAAGCCGGGGAAGCACTTCGGCGTGGTGACGTGCAGGTTGGAAACGACAGGGCAGGATGGTGTGTTGGTGATGTCGGCAACGGTTGATTATCTTGTTGGCAACGAACCGAGACGATAA
- a CDS encoding sugar O-acetyltransferase: MAREREKMLSGELYDPLAPELVAARERSSRLCRALNLTQGEQDPEGRRLLAELFGHGGDTVRMQPPFYCDYGSNIELGESVFFNFNCVVLDVARVRIGDYTLLGPGVHIYTATHPFEAKLRRQQEFARPVAIGSDVWIGGGAIICPGVTIGAKAVIGAGSVVTRDIPAGVLAAGNPCRVIRSIEQDDNGAGSSQER; encoded by the coding sequence ATGGCGAGGGAGCGTGAGAAAATGCTCAGCGGCGAACTGTACGACCCGCTGGCCCCGGAATTGGTGGCCGCACGAGAGCGTTCCAGCCGGTTGTGCCGCGCGCTGAATCTTACGCAGGGTGAACAGGACCCGGAGGGTCGGCGCCTGCTCGCCGAGTTGTTCGGCCATGGAGGTGACACGGTACGGATGCAGCCGCCGTTCTACTGTGATTACGGCAGCAACATCGAGCTGGGTGAAAGCGTATTCTTCAACTTCAATTGCGTGGTGCTCGACGTGGCGCGGGTGCGCATCGGTGATTACACGCTGCTCGGTCCGGGTGTGCATATCTATACGGCAACGCATCCGTTCGAGGCGAAGCTGCGCCGGCAGCAGGAGTTCGCCAGACCGGTGGCCATAGGCTCCGACGTCTGGATCGGCGGCGGAGCGATCATCTGCCCCGGCGTGACGATTGGTGCGAAAGCGGTGATCGGCGCGGGGAGCGTGGTCACCCGAGACATTCCTGCAGGTGTGCTGGCGGCAGGCAATCCATGCAGAGTGATACGATCGATCGAGCAGGACGACAACGGTGCTGGGTCATCTCAAGAAAGGTAG
- a CDS encoding GFA family protein has protein sequence MDSVTGGCLCGKVRIEAMGEPDRVGLCHCLDCRKHHGALFHASAIYPAQAVTVDGETGSYAGRYFCPQCGSSVFSRSGDEIEVNLGSLDETDRFAPSYELWTVRRERWLPAFVVELRYERDREPDNHS, from the coding sequence ATGGACTCGGTAACGGGCGGTTGTCTATGCGGCAAGGTGCGTATTGAAGCAATGGGTGAACCTGACCGGGTCGGCCTGTGCCATTGCCTGGATTGTCGCAAGCACCATGGCGCCCTGTTTCACGCGTCAGCGATCTATCCCGCTCAAGCGGTGACGGTGGATGGCGAGACGGGCAGCTATGCAGGGCGCTACTTCTGTCCGCAGTGCGGGTCGTCTGTTTTCTCGCGCTCGGGCGACGAGATAGAAGTGAACCTTGGCAGCCTGGATGAGACGGATCGCTTCGCCCCGAGTTATGAATTGTGGACGGTGCGGCGGGAGCGGTGGTTACCGGCATTTGTGGTTGAGCTGCGATACGAGCGGGATCGTGAACCGGACAATCATTCATGA
- a CDS encoding GNAT family N-acetyltransferase: protein MSFDIAHDPDQSEFYLESDAGRACLAYRKLGQDTLDLYHTSVPESLQDQGIAAALTEHALAYAKEKGYTVQPTCPYVQHYMSEHGLI from the coding sequence ATGAGTTTTGATATAGCGCACGACCCCGACCAATCCGAGTTCTACCTCGAAAGCGATGCCGGCAGGGCGTGCCTTGCTTATCGAAAGCTGGGGCAGGACACACTCGATCTGTATCACACCTCCGTGCCGGAAAGCCTGCAGGATCAGGGGATCGCCGCCGCCTTGACCGAACACGCCCTGGCGTACGCGAAGGAGAAAGGCTACACGGTGCAGCCGACCTGCCCTTATGTGCAGCACTACATGAGCGAGCACGGCCTGATCTAG